In Zobellia roscoffensis, the following are encoded in one genomic region:
- a CDS encoding hybrid sensor histidine kinase/response regulator, which yields MKSIKIFLIFVVFVFSTQGYLHAQNSKSEYSFVNIEQENTQRAVSTIVQDSMGLIWMGTNGVGLRKYNGIDITTYTQDVNDSKSLSNSLIFTSYIDSSDRLWVGTETGLDVYDRELDIFNAVQLKDGTALEGGVLINAIQDGINGELLVGSYYHGVFRVDPETLRSESIPFQSTLAKSVIQVTGILKSVSGKIFIATNHGLFEYDGVKIMPSQILNDYNKRIKNPNRNIITMFQDKEGAIWLGTFSDGLIKVKLQPSGNYKINNYPISQQRVLAIDQAGDGNIICGTENDGLFVLSTDGTLIKNYRYDKTDVHSVKSNSIWSVFVDNQERIWIGYYNKGVGVYDKLYDKFNNNESLYHINNSLILSSVTAIVSDEEGRLWFGLDGGGIDVYDSVEEKIVHLKDNQNPIAKNLNAVAVTGMFFDSQNNLWVGTWDSGIYFLPKNTSTFINYTTSNTNGGLTNNRIMTFDEDKNGIIWIGSYEEGVHSYEPKTKKFTSHNTQIFNDTLPSHGEVRKLLVDSNDFLWIGTTGGLFKIPIDFSPGEKVISLVERMYADTGQHLLVDRVVSLFEDSRKIIWIGTNGGGVCKYNSQEDTFTWYGQKDGLGQGTIASIQEDDNGDIWLSGNNGISRLNVEKEDFKNFNVHDGLLANDFNYNSAYKDDSGILYFGSYEGVNSINPKKLSFNNILPRVYFTDFKLFNKSVIPNVEESPLKKVIGKTERITLNHKQSVFSIEYAGINFTRPKKNQYAYFLQGFDNRWNYVGENRSATYTNLPPGDYVFKVKAANNDGVWNETPKTLGLTILAPWWSTNLAILGYVLILLLITYFLVNLTSQRIREKRMVQFEREKRLQEEVLNDRKIQFFTNISHEFRTPLTLILNPLEDILGESGPAFSKKVMEKLGIIYKNTNRLKRLIDELMDFRKLDINKLNVKVSELEAVGFVKEITHHFEEEAMQKNIQLLVESEEPPITLWSDPSMLEKVIFNILSNAFKITPEQGEITVSVFKTINKIVFPHIDENEMYQALEISVEDTGSGIGQEDLKKVFERFYQVEKMNSQYYGGTGIGLEVVKSFVDLLKGKIEVESEEGVGTKFGIFLPMGNAHFKPSELFLSPKPVSETMQPIVATEDIVDRFVSPGSAITLLIVEDNAELRTYLRNELKEFYTVIEAVNGTEGVKAAEKRTPDIILTDVVMPEMDGFEFCRRIREDLKTSHIPILMLTAKTMTDDWVKGIDSGADIYLTKPFEMTVLKAQLKQILSSRQVLFNKYLNDSGNVKVPENTSELDKSFIAKVLKYITVNLSDENLNVEQLAEEVNLSRSQLYRKIKALTGYSANEFLRNIRLEKAKQMIETGNESISEVCFKVGFSSPSYFTKCFKAHFGFLPTEVK from the coding sequence ATGAAGAGTATTAAAATATTTTTAATTTTTGTTGTTTTTGTGTTTTCTACACAAGGTTATTTACATGCCCAAAATTCAAAATCCGAATATTCTTTCGTAAATATAGAACAAGAGAATACGCAAAGAGCTGTCTCTACCATAGTTCAAGACAGTATGGGGCTCATCTGGATGGGCACTAACGGAGTAGGGCTGAGGAAATATAATGGCATTGATATAACTACTTACACGCAAGATGTTAACGATTCAAAATCATTAAGTAATTCGTTAATATTCACTTCCTATATAGATAGTTCAGATAGATTGTGGGTGGGTACAGAGACAGGTTTAGATGTATATGATAGAGAGCTTGATATTTTCAATGCTGTACAATTAAAGGACGGAACAGCATTGGAGGGAGGTGTTCTTATTAATGCAATACAAGATGGTATTAACGGAGAGCTTTTAGTAGGTTCATATTATCATGGAGTGTTTAGAGTAGATCCAGAAACCTTAAGAAGTGAATCTATTCCTTTTCAGTCTACACTAGCAAAATCAGTAATTCAAGTTACTGGTATATTAAAAAGTGTTTCGGGTAAAATATTTATAGCTACCAATCATGGTCTTTTTGAATATGATGGGGTTAAGATTATGCCCTCCCAGATTCTGAATGATTATAATAAACGAATTAAAAACCCGAATAGAAACATTATAACAATGTTTCAAGATAAAGAAGGTGCAATTTGGTTGGGTACTTTTTCGGATGGGTTAATTAAGGTAAAACTGCAGCCTTCTGGCAACTACAAAATAAATAACTATCCTATCTCTCAGCAGCGGGTTTTAGCAATAGACCAGGCAGGTGATGGAAACATCATATGTGGTACAGAAAACGATGGGCTTTTTGTTTTAAGTACAGATGGAACCTTAATTAAGAACTACCGTTATGACAAGACAGATGTTCATAGTGTTAAGTCAAACTCCATATGGTCTGTGTTTGTAGACAATCAAGAACGTATTTGGATTGGATATTATAATAAAGGGGTAGGGGTATATGATAAGTTGTATGATAAATTCAATAATAACGAAAGCCTATATCATATTAACAATTCTCTTATTTTATCCTCAGTTACAGCTATTGTAAGTGATGAAGAGGGTAGGTTATGGTTTGGTTTAGATGGTGGTGGCATAGATGTATACGATTCTGTAGAAGAAAAAATTGTTCATTTAAAAGATAACCAAAACCCCATTGCAAAAAACCTTAATGCGGTAGCGGTTACGGGAATGTTTTTTGATAGTCAAAATAATCTTTGGGTAGGTACGTGGGATTCTGGTATTTATTTTCTTCCAAAAAACACATCAACTTTTATAAATTATACAACGTCAAATACAAACGGGGGGTTGACAAATAACCGTATAATGACATTTGATGAAGATAAAAATGGAATAATTTGGATTGGTTCATATGAAGAAGGGGTACATTCTTATGAACCAAAAACTAAAAAATTTACGTCTCATAATACTCAAATTTTCAATGACACACTTCCTAGCCATGGAGAAGTACGCAAATTGTTAGTAGATAGTAATGACTTTCTTTGGATAGGTACGACAGGAGGTCTTTTTAAAATACCTATTGATTTTTCTCCTGGGGAGAAGGTTATTTCTTTGGTAGAGCGTATGTACGCAGATACAGGACAACATCTACTTGTGGATAGGGTTGTATCATTATTTGAGGACAGTAGGAAGATAATATGGATAGGAACCAATGGTGGGGGAGTATGCAAATACAATTCGCAAGAAGATACATTTACATGGTATGGACAAAAAGATGGACTTGGCCAAGGGACTATAGCTTCAATTCAAGAAGATGATAATGGAGATATTTGGCTAAGCGGAAATAATGGGATTTCTAGATTGAACGTAGAAAAAGAAGATTTTAAGAATTTTAATGTACATGACGGCTTATTAGCTAATGATTTTAATTATAATTCTGCATATAAGGACGATTCTGGTATTTTATATTTTGGCAGTTATGAGGGTGTTAATTCTATAAATCCAAAAAAATTAAGTTTCAATAATATCTTACCACGAGTTTATTTTACGGACTTTAAGCTTTTTAATAAGTCGGTTATTCCAAATGTTGAAGAGTCGCCTCTAAAAAAAGTTATTGGCAAAACAGAAAGAATTACCCTAAACCATAAACAGTCTGTTTTTAGTATAGAATATGCAGGAATTAATTTCACAAGGCCCAAAAAGAATCAGTATGCTTATTTCTTACAAGGTTTTGATAACCGCTGGAATTATGTTGGGGAAAATAGAAGTGCTACCTATACGAATCTTCCACCGGGAGATTATGTTTTTAAAGTAAAGGCGGCCAATAATGATGGTGTGTGGAACGAAACACCAAAAACGTTAGGACTTACTATTTTGGCTCCGTGGTGGAGTACCAATCTGGCTATTCTAGGATATGTTTTGATACTGCTACTTATCACTTATTTTTTAGTAAATCTTACGAGCCAAAGAATACGCGAGAAAAGAATGGTTCAGTTTGAGCGAGAAAAACGATTACAAGAAGAAGTATTGAACGATAGGAAAATTCAGTTTTTCACCAATATTTCGCATGAGTTTAGAACGCCACTTACCCTTATTTTAAACCCTCTAGAAGATATTCTTGGTGAATCCGGACCTGCATTCTCTAAAAAGGTAATGGAGAAATTAGGAATCATCTACAAAAATACCAACAGGTTAAAACGGTTGATTGATGAGTTGATGGATTTTAGAAAACTAGATATCAATAAACTCAATGTTAAAGTGTCAGAATTGGAAGCCGTAGGTTTTGTAAAGGAAATCACCCATCACTTTGAAGAAGAGGCAATGCAAAAGAACATACAGCTTTTGGTGGAGTCAGAAGAACCGCCAATAACGCTGTGGAGTGACCCTTCTATGCTGGAAAAGGTTATTTTTAATATACTTTCTAATGCGTTTAAAATTACACCTGAACAAGGAGAAATAACGGTAAGTGTTTTTAAGACCATAAACAAAATTGTATTTCCTCACATAGATGAGAATGAGATGTACCAAGCCTTGGAAATAAGTGTCGAAGATACGGGGAGTGGTATTGGACAGGAAGACCTGAAAAAAGTTTTTGAACGTTTTTATCAAGTGGAAAAAATGAACAGCCAGTATTACGGTGGTACAGGTATTGGTTTGGAAGTGGTAAAAAGTTTTGTTGATCTTTTAAAAGGTAAAATAGAAGTAGAAAGTGAAGAAGGCGTGGGTACAAAGTTTGGGATTTTTCTTCCCATGGGCAATGCTCACTTTAAACCTAGTGAATTGTTTTTGAGCCCAAAACCCGTAAGTGAAACCATGCAACCAATCGTGGCAACAGAAGATATTGTTGACCGGTTTGTAAGTCCAGGTTCTGCTATCACACTGCTAATTGTTGAAGACAATGCAGAACTACGGACGTATTTAAGAAATGAGCTCAAAGAGTTTTATACTGTAATTGAGGCTGTAAATGGAACCGAAGGGGTAAAGGCCGCTGAAAAAAGAACTCCGGATATTATTCTTACAGACGTAGTTATGCCAGAAATGGATGGTTTTGAGTTTTGTAGGCGAATTAGAGAAGACCTTAAGACAAGCCATATACCCATTCTCATGTTAACGGCCAAAACAATGACAGATGATTGGGTTAAAGGAATAGATAGTGGGGCAGATATTTATTTGACCAAACCTTTTGAGATGACTGTACTAAAGGCACAATTAAAACAGATATTGAGCAGTAGACAGGTCTTGTTCAATAAGTATTTGAATGATTCAGGTAATGTAAAAGTACCGGAGAATACTTCAGAACTTGACAAAAGTTTTATTGCTAAGGTGTTAAAGTACATTACGGTTAACCTCTCTGATGAAAACCTAAATGTGGAACAATTGGCAGAAGAGGTAAATCTTAGTAGAAGCCAATTATATAGAAAAATAAAAGCACTTACTGGGTATTCCGCAAATGAATTCTTAAGGAATATTAGACTTGAAAAAGCAAAGCAGATGATAGAAACGGGGAACGAGTCTATTAGCGAAGTATGTTTTAAAGTCGGTTTTTCTTCACCTTCTTACTTCACAAAGTGTTTCAAGGCTCATTTTGGTTTTCTTCCTACCGAGGTTAAGTAA
- the fsa gene encoding fructose-6-phosphate aldolase gives MKFFIDTANLDDIQSAYELGVLDGVTTNPSLMAKEGITGKDNILKHYLAICEKVEGDVSAEVIATDYAGMIKEGEELAALHPQIVVKLPMIADGVKACKYFSDKGIKTNVTLVFSVGQALLAAKAGATYVSPFLGRLDDISTDGMRLIEEIRLIYDNYDFNTQILSASVRHTMHVINCAKLGSDVMTGPLSAIEGLLKHPLTDSGLEKFLADYQKGITK, from the coding sequence ATGAAGTTCTTTATAGATACAGCAAATTTAGACGACATTCAAAGCGCCTATGAGTTAGGTGTTTTGGATGGCGTAACTACAAACCCTTCTTTAATGGCTAAAGAAGGTATTACCGGAAAAGACAATATTTTAAAACACTACCTGGCAATTTGTGAAAAAGTTGAAGGTGATGTTTCTGCTGAGGTTATTGCAACCGATTATGCAGGTATGATCAAAGAAGGTGAAGAATTGGCCGCCTTACACCCTCAGATTGTGGTAAAATTACCAATGATAGCAGATGGTGTAAAAGCATGTAAATATTTCTCTGATAAAGGAATAAAAACAAACGTTACTCTAGTGTTTTCAGTAGGTCAGGCATTATTGGCGGCTAAAGCTGGCGCTACGTATGTATCTCCATTCTTAGGTAGATTAGATGATATTTCTACAGACGGTATGCGTTTGATCGAGGAGATACGTTTGATTTATGATAACTATGATTTTAATACACAAATTTTGTCCGCTTCTGTACGTCATACCATGCATGTTATCAACTGTGCAAAATTAGGTTCTGATGTTATGACCGGTCCATTATCTGCAATTGAAGGTTTACTAAAACACCCTTTAACGGATAGTGGTTTAGAGAAATTCTTAGCAGATTACCAAAAGGGAATAACTAAGTAA
- the xylA gene encoding xylose isomerase, whose amino-acid sequence MALLGDKEYFKGIGDIKFEGKESDNPLAFKYYNPDQVVAGKTMSEHFKFAIAYWHTFCGQGSDPFGPGTQNFLWDASSDAVQAAKDKADAAFEFISKMGFDYFCFHDFDLIQEGPTFTESEKRLATITEYIKEKKAASGIKLLWGTANCFSNPRYMNGAATNPDFDVVARAGGQVKLAMDATIALDGENYVFWGGREGYMSLLNTNMGRELDHMAQFLTMARDYARKQGFKGNFFIEPKPMEPTKHQYDFDSATAIGFLKEYGLDKDFKINIEVNHATLAQHTFQHEMEVAAKAGMLGSLDANRGDYQNGWDTDQFPNNIQETTEAMLVFLQAGGLQGGGVNFDAKIRRNSTDLEDIFLAHIGGADTFARALLTADKIMTSSDYTKLRENRYSSFDSGKGKDFEAGKLSLENLYDLATTNGELQLRSGKQELFENIINQHI is encoded by the coding sequence ATGGCATTATTAGGAGACAAAGAGTACTTTAAAGGAATTGGAGACATTAAGTTTGAAGGGAAAGAATCTGACAACCCTTTAGCGTTTAAATATTACAACCCAGACCAGGTTGTTGCAGGTAAGACTATGAGTGAACATTTTAAGTTTGCTATTGCTTACTGGCATACGTTCTGTGGACAAGGTTCCGACCCATTTGGTCCTGGTACGCAGAATTTTCTTTGGGATGCATCTTCAGATGCTGTTCAAGCGGCAAAAGATAAGGCAGATGCAGCCTTTGAATTTATCAGCAAAATGGGATTTGATTATTTCTGTTTCCATGATTTTGATTTGATTCAAGAAGGTCCAACTTTTACTGAATCAGAAAAAAGATTGGCTACTATTACTGAGTATATCAAAGAAAAGAAAGCTGCTTCAGGTATTAAGTTATTGTGGGGTACGGCTAACTGTTTCTCTAATCCGAGATACATGAACGGTGCTGCTACAAACCCAGATTTTGATGTGGTTGCTAGAGCAGGTGGTCAAGTAAAATTAGCGATGGATGCAACTATTGCGTTAGACGGTGAGAACTATGTTTTCTGGGGAGGTCGTGAAGGTTATATGTCTCTTTTGAACACCAATATGGGTCGTGAATTAGATCACATGGCACAATTCTTAACTATGGCTAGAGATTATGCTCGTAAGCAAGGATTTAAAGGTAATTTCTTTATTGAACCAAAACCAATGGAGCCAACCAAGCACCAGTATGATTTTGACTCGGCTACAGCAATTGGTTTCTTGAAAGAGTACGGATTGGATAAAGATTTCAAAATAAACATAGAGGTAAATCATGCAACTTTGGCTCAGCATACTTTCCAACATGAAATGGAAGTTGCAGCTAAAGCAGGAATGTTAGGTAGTTTAGATGCTAACCGTGGTGATTACCAAAATGGTTGGGATACGGATCAGTTCCCGAACAACATTCAGGAGACTACAGAGGCTATGTTGGTATTTTTACAAGCAGGTGGTCTACAAGGGGGTGGTGTAAACTTTGATGCTAAAATTAGAAGAAACTCAACTGATCTTGAAGATATTTTCTTAGCTCACATTGGAGGAGCGGATACTTTTGCCAGAGCATTGCTTACTGCAGATAAGATTATGACTTCTTCGGATTATACTAAACTACGCGAGAATCGGTACAGTTCTTTTGATTCTGGTAAAGGAAAAGACTTTGAAGCTGGTAAATTGAGTCTTGAAAACTTATACGATTTAGCAACTACAAACGGCGAGTTGCAGTTAAGAAGCGGTAAGCAAGAATTGTTTGAAAACATCATTAATCAACACATTTAA
- a CDS encoding xylulokinase yields MYSIGYDIGSSSIKAALVEVSTGKPFAVVSEPKKEMDILAINNGWAEQDPDTWWKHVCTATKTLLSENNIKPEEVTGVGISYQMHGLVVVDQDLKPLRDSIIWCDSRAVEIGQKAFDALGNDRCSENLLNSPSNFTASKLKWVKDNEPELFKRIHKFMLPGDYIATRLSGIANTTLSGLSEGIFWDFKTNSLATWLLDYYGLNESHVPEIVDTFSIQSKVSEQGAKESGLNVGTPILYRAGDQPNNALSLNVFNPGEVAATGGTSGVIYAVTDNLSVKESSRVNNFAHVNYNQDNRFVGKLLCINGAGIQYRWMLNNLDVASYDKMNDLANSVPQGSDGVKILPFGNGAERMLNNKDLGTNIFGINLNNHTKAHLCRASLEGIAFSFVYGMEILRSDGITATKIRAGNDNLFRSEIFSNTIATLIDREIEIYNTTGAIGAARACILSDGDFTSFGEQIMANDYVMSYKPSEEKEALQSAYSAWKKELEQVLKNK; encoded by the coding sequence ATGTATAGTATAGGTTATGATATTGGAAGTTCGTCTATAAAGGCTGCCTTGGTTGAGGTAAGTACAGGTAAACCTTTTGCTGTGGTGAGCGAACCCAAAAAGGAAATGGATATTCTTGCCATCAATAATGGTTGGGCAGAACAGGATCCTGATACTTGGTGGAAGCATGTTTGTACCGCAACAAAAACATTGCTGTCTGAAAATAACATTAAACCAGAAGAGGTTACCGGAGTTGGTATTTCATACCAAATGCATGGTTTGGTTGTGGTAGACCAGGACCTTAAACCGTTGCGTGATTCTATTATTTGGTGCGATAGTAGAGCGGTAGAAATTGGTCAAAAGGCATTTGATGCACTTGGCAATGACCGTTGCAGTGAGAATCTATTGAACTCACCTTCCAACTTTACAGCGTCAAAGTTGAAATGGGTAAAAGATAATGAGCCGGAGCTTTTTAAACGTATCCATAAGTTTATGTTACCTGGCGATTATATAGCGACTAGGTTAAGCGGTATTGCGAACACGACTTTATCCGGATTGTCAGAAGGAATTTTTTGGGATTTCAAAACCAATAGTCTAGCCACATGGTTATTGGATTATTACGGATTGAATGAATCTCACGTTCCCGAAATAGTAGATACCTTTTCTATACAAAGTAAAGTTTCGGAACAAGGGGCAAAGGAGTCAGGTTTAAATGTTGGTACGCCTATTTTATATAGAGCAGGAGACCAGCCCAATAATGCCTTGTCTCTAAATGTTTTTAACCCGGGAGAAGTTGCGGCTACGGGAGGAACATCTGGAGTAATTTACGCAGTAACTGATAATCTTTCGGTAAAGGAAAGCTCAAGAGTCAACAACTTTGCACACGTAAATTATAACCAGGATAATCGTTTTGTAGGGAAGCTACTTTGTATAAATGGAGCCGGTATTCAGTACCGTTGGATGTTGAATAACTTGGACGTTGCTTCGTATGATAAAATGAACGATTTGGCCAATTCGGTTCCACAAGGTTCCGATGGCGTAAAAATATTGCCTTTCGGTAATGGTGCCGAGCGTATGCTAAATAATAAAGATTTAGGTACGAATATTTTCGGCATTAATTTGAACAATCACACCAAAGCACATTTGTGCAGGGCTTCGTTGGAAGGTATTGCATTTTCATTCGTTTATGGAATGGAAATTCTAAGGTCTGACGGAATTACAGCGACTAAAATACGTGCGGGAAATGATAACCTTTTCCGTTCGGAGATTTTTTCAAATACAATAGCAACTCTTATTGATAGGGAAATTGAAATATATAATACCACAGGTGCCATTGGAGCAGCAAGGGCCTGTATTTTAAGTGATGGTGATTTTACAAGCTTTGGAGAGCAAATTATGGCTAATGATTATGTTATGAGCTATAAACCTTCCGAAGAAAAAGAAGCATTACAATCTGCATATTCTGCATGGAAAAAAGAATTAGAACAAGTATTAAAAAACAAGTAA
- a CDS encoding LacI family DNA-binding transcriptional regulator, with translation MKRKLSLDDIAKHFKVSKSTVSKALNDSHEISARTKEKIIAYAREHKYRPNLNAINLRKEPSQSVGVIIPNILNYFFAQVISGVEKVLNDRGYNMIACISNESYKKEVAITEMLRKGAISGLLVSLAEETGRLDKIEHFQPFLNKGIPVVMFDRVSSKLHCDKVTIDDTKAAYNATEHLIKSGCKRIAVVSLLGDLEISRLRINGYHQCLQDHDIELDQSLIFEKLEKSFMEVEIRKLLSAGKVDAILGLEEEAGVTSLLTANSLGIKIPEELSVICFTNGILPKYVVPSLTSISQHGYYMGERAAKQLVNRIEQNDTGKAFETEVIKTTMIERESTLTLF, from the coding sequence ATGAAACGAAAACTCAGTTTAGACGATATCGCCAAGCATTTTAAGGTATCCAAATCTACCGTATCCAAGGCACTAAATGATAGCCATGAAATTAGCGCCCGTACCAAGGAGAAAATCATTGCTTACGCTAGAGAGCATAAATACCGTCCGAATCTAAACGCAATCAATCTTAGAAAAGAACCTTCTCAATCAGTAGGTGTTATTATTCCAAATATTTTAAATTATTTCTTTGCCCAAGTCATTAGCGGCGTTGAAAAAGTTTTGAATGACCGTGGTTATAACATGATTGCCTGTATCTCTAATGAATCCTATAAAAAGGAAGTCGCTATTACCGAAATGCTTCGCAAAGGCGCCATATCCGGACTACTAGTTTCGCTTGCGGAAGAAACCGGACGATTAGATAAAATTGAGCACTTTCAGCCTTTTTTAAACAAAGGTATCCCAGTAGTAATGTTTGATCGTGTATCCTCAAAATTACATTGCGACAAAGTAACCATAGACGATACAAAAGCCGCTTATAATGCAACGGAACATCTCATAAAATCGGGATGCAAGCGTATTGCCGTAGTTTCGTTATTGGGAGATCTTGAGATTTCGCGTTTAAGAATAAACGGTTATCACCAATGCCTACAAGACCATGATATTGAATTGGACCAAAGCCTGATTTTTGAAAAGCTAGAAAAGTCTTTTATGGAGGTTGAAATAAGAAAATTACTATCCGCCGGAAAGGTTGATGCCATTTTAGGTTTAGAAGAAGAAGCAGGTGTTACTTCTTTACTTACCGCTAATTCTTTGGGAATCAAAATTCCTGAAGAACTATCCGTCATTTGTTTTACCAACGGAATTCTTCCAAAATATGTGGTTCCTAGTTTAACCTCTATTAGCCAGCATGGGTATTATATGGGTGAAAGAGCAGCAAAACAACTCGTAAACAGAATAGAGCAAAATGATACGGGAAAAGCTTTTGAGACCGAGGTTATAAAAACTACAATGATTGAGCGAGAATCTACGTTAACCTTATTTTAA
- a CDS encoding bile acid:sodium symporter family protein — translation MKINIDGFVLSVIAIIGIAYVFPQWGVPGSNIPINTISTIGVSLIFFFYGLKLSPQKLKSGIKNWKLHLLVQASTFVIFPLLILIFRPLLQTQEQETIWLAFFFLAALPSTVSSSVVMVSIAKGNIPAAIFNASISGIIGVLITPLWMGLFVQNAQSNFDFTDIYTKLIVQIILPVIVGFLLQRFLGEFAQKYGKQLTLFDKSIILLIIYKSFAESFEGSVFSSVSILDLVFLLLGVVILFWVVFFLTGFLARKMRFSLEDQITAQFCGTKKSLVHGTVFSKILFSNMVSIGIILLPLMLFHATQLLIISVVASKMSKKDALD, via the coding sequence ATGAAAATAAATATTGATGGATTTGTTCTGTCAGTTATCGCAATAATTGGCATTGCTTATGTATTCCCACAATGGGGAGTGCCCGGAAGTAATATTCCCATTAATACAATTAGTACAATAGGAGTTTCTCTTATTTTCTTTTTTTACGGACTTAAGTTGAGCCCTCAAAAATTAAAATCAGGGATTAAGAATTGGAAGCTACATCTATTGGTGCAGGCTTCTACTTTTGTGATATTTCCTTTATTGATATTAATTTTTAGACCATTGTTGCAAACCCAGGAGCAAGAAACCATTTGGTTGGCCTTCTTTTTTTTGGCAGCTCTACCATCAACCGTTTCTTCATCAGTGGTAATGGTTTCTATTGCGAAAGGTAATATTCCCGCAGCCATTTTTAATGCAAGTATTTCGGGAATCATTGGTGTTCTGATAACTCCTTTGTGGATGGGGCTATTTGTACAAAATGCACAATCCAACTTCGATTTTACGGACATTTATACCAAACTTATAGTGCAAATCATTTTACCGGTCATAGTTGGCTTTCTTTTGCAACGATTTCTGGGCGAATTTGCTCAGAAGTATGGTAAGCAGTTAACGTTGTTCGATAAATCCATTATCCTCCTTATTATTTACAAAAGTTTTGCAGAATCTTTTGAAGGGAGCGTATTTTCTTCAGTATCTATTTTGGATTTGGTATTTCTTTTATTGGGAGTGGTTATATTGTTTTGGGTTGTGTTTTTTTTGACGGGGTTTCTAGCTCGGAAAATGAGATTTTCTTTAGAAGACCAGATTACGGCACAGTTCTGTGGAACAAAAAAATCACTGGTACACGGAACCGTATTTTCTAAAATTCTTTTTAGCAATATGGTTTCTATAGGTATCATTCTGTTGCCTCTAATGTTATTTCATGCCACACAGCTATTGATTATAAGTGTGGTGGCTTCAAAAATGAGCAAGAAGGACGCTCTTGATTAG